The Herpetosiphonaceae bacterium genome has a segment encoding these proteins:
- a CDS encoding response regulator transcription factor, with protein MIRDTAPTILVVDDEQRLRALVRSYLERDGFTVVTADNGLAALDLARQRQPDVVVLDIMLPGIDGLEVCRRLRTFSDAYVLMLTAKAEEIDRIVGLEVGADDYLTKPFSPRELVARIRALLRRPRRVGATPPDLPPTQRFGELVIDRGRREVTLGGVVVALTPLEYKLLVTLAEHPGLVFTRGQLLEQVWGPNYFGDDHVIDVHVANLRKKLSLDAAIAAQIETVRGVGYRFGGRPG; from the coding sequence ATGATCCGCGATACAGCGCCGACGATCCTGGTTGTGGACGACGAGCAGCGCCTGCGCGCTCTGGTCCGCAGCTACCTTGAGCGCGACGGATTTACCGTCGTCACGGCTGACAACGGCCTGGCCGCGCTCGATCTTGCGCGACAGCGGCAGCCCGATGTCGTCGTGCTGGACATCATGCTGCCGGGCATCGACGGCCTGGAGGTCTGCCGTCGTCTGCGCACGTTCTCCGATGCGTACGTGCTGATGCTGACCGCAAAAGCCGAGGAGATCGACCGCATCGTCGGGCTGGAGGTCGGCGCCGACGATTACCTGACCAAGCCGTTCTCGCCGCGCGAGCTAGTGGCGCGTATTCGCGCGCTGCTGCGCCGCCCGCGTCGGGTTGGAGCTACGCCGCCGGATCTGCCGCCCACGCAGCGATTCGGAGAGCTGGTGATCGATCGCGGGCGGCGCGAGGTGACGCTCGGCGGGGTGGTCGTCGCGCTCACGCCGCTTGAGTACAAGCTGCTGGTGACGCTGGCCGAGCATCCGGGGCTGGTTTTCACCCGTGGTCAGCTTCTTGAGCAGGTCTGGGGTCCCAACTACTTCGGCGACGACCATGTGATCGATGTGCATGTCGCCAATCTGCGCAAGAAGCTCAGCCTCGACGCAGCTATCGCGGCGCAGATCGAGACG